From a single Paraburkholderia sp. D15 genomic region:
- a CDS encoding IS481 family transposase has protein sequence MPWNPRDTMNLRLEFVHLALQEGANRRDLCRRFGISPKTGYKWLERHAQGGVAALTDHSRRPLQNPARTPPSVEQQVVELRRAHPAWGGRKISRRLCDLGHRDVPAPSTVTDILHRHGLIDPAASEAATAWQRFEHAQPNDLWQMDFKGWFDLQDGRHCSPLTLLDDHSRYNVTLDACIRTDTRIVQHHLQRTFRRYGLPRRINADNGSPWGSPSQPGQLTELAIWLIRLGVRLSHSRVAHPQTNGKEERFHRTLKAEVIAGRHFRNLSSAQQAFDEWRTVYNHQRPHQALDMATPVTRYRPSPRAYPEILPPIEYGENDHVQCVKWNGELRFRNRRFKVSNALQNLPVAIRARVDEENCYDLFFAHHRFGTINLNQQE, from the coding sequence ATGCCCTGGAATCCGAGAGACACCATGAATCTGCGTCTGGAATTCGTCCATCTGGCCTTGCAGGAAGGCGCCAACCGTCGCGACCTGTGCCGGCGCTTTGGCATCAGTCCGAAGACCGGCTACAAGTGGCTTGAGCGCCACGCGCAGGGCGGCGTTGCCGCGCTGACAGATCACTCGCGCCGCCCCCTGCAGAATCCGGCGCGCACGCCACCGTCAGTCGAGCAGCAGGTAGTCGAACTGCGGCGGGCACACCCCGCCTGGGGTGGACGCAAGATCAGCCGGCGTCTGTGCGACCTGGGCCACAGGGACGTGCCGGCCCCGAGTACCGTGACGGACATCCTGCATCGTCACGGGCTCATCGACCCGGCTGCCTCCGAGGCCGCCACGGCCTGGCAGCGCTTCGAGCATGCACAGCCCAACGATCTCTGGCAGATGGATTTCAAGGGCTGGTTCGACCTGCAGGACGGCCGCCACTGTTCGCCCCTGACCCTGCTGGACGATCATTCGCGCTACAACGTGACGCTCGATGCCTGCATTCGCACCGACACCCGGATCGTGCAGCATCATCTGCAGCGCACCTTCCGCCGCTATGGGCTGCCGCGGCGCATCAACGCGGACAACGGTTCGCCGTGGGGCAGCCCCAGCCAGCCGGGCCAGTTGACCGAACTGGCCATCTGGCTCATCCGGCTGGGTGTGCGCCTGTCACACAGCCGCGTGGCGCATCCGCAGACCAACGGCAAGGAGGAGCGGTTTCACCGCACGCTGAAGGCCGAGGTGATCGCCGGACGCCACTTCAGGAATCTGTCCAGCGCGCAGCAGGCGTTCGATGAGTGGCGCACGGTCTACAACCATCAGCGCCCACATCAGGCGCTGGACATGGCGACCCCGGTTACGCGTTATCGACCGAGTCCGCGCGCCTATCCGGAGATCCTGCCGCCAATCGAGTACGGCGAAAACGATCACGTGCAGTGCGTGAAGTGGAACGGCGAACTACGCTTCAGGAACCGGCGATTCAAGGTATCAAATGCATTGCAGAACCTGCCCGTGGCCATCCGCGCGCGCGTCGATGAAGAGAACTGCTACGACCTGTTTTTTGCGCATCACCGCTTCGGAACCATCAACCTGAACCAGCAGGAATGA
- a CDS encoding methyl-accepting chemotaxis protein, whose protein sequence is MMRFNFRRRARSQGVVGDIAAQAGKLGIEICDVSGHVDEVAARVQHQAQVCRALRESAAQTLAGNHRIASAAREMRSVSAEAATGVQSSQQTLEASLADIHGLVEGVTVIESQIGALRSALAHVSRVSEEISLIARQTHLLALNAAIEAARAGESGKSFAVVAAEVKNLSAKTAQATGQIETTLAQLTQQTEHLISEGSQNTARAHRVREGTRKIGDVVHATGDAIAQLNTEAGQIAALTGEIETQCDGLEAQVLEMASGVEDSSENFVQARNRLGNLLGVSETLIELTAATGVETGDTPFIDAVQRAAAAVGKVFEAAVARGEMSIEDLFDQHYVAVDGSNPPQFVTRFTAFTDRVLPAIQEPLLKLDPRVAFCAAVDLRGYLPTHNLKFSLPQREDVVWNMANCRNRRMFDDRTGIAAASSIKRFLLQTYRRDMGGGEFVLMKDASAPVFVGGRHWGGVRVGYRV, encoded by the coding sequence ATGATGCGTTTCAACTTTCGCAGACGGGCCCGGTCACAGGGTGTCGTCGGCGATATCGCCGCACAGGCCGGCAAACTGGGTATCGAGATCTGCGACGTATCGGGCCACGTCGACGAAGTGGCCGCGCGCGTGCAGCACCAGGCGCAGGTGTGCCGCGCGTTGCGGGAGTCCGCCGCGCAGACGCTGGCGGGCAATCACCGCATTGCCAGCGCCGCGCGCGAAATGCGCAGCGTATCGGCCGAAGCGGCAACCGGGGTGCAGTCATCGCAGCAGACGCTGGAGGCGTCGCTGGCCGACATTCACGGGCTGGTGGAAGGCGTGACGGTGATCGAGAGTCAGATCGGCGCGTTGCGCAGCGCGCTGGCGCATGTGAGCCGGGTCTCCGAGGAGATTTCGCTGATCGCTCGCCAGACGCATCTGCTGGCGTTGAACGCCGCGATCGAAGCGGCGCGCGCGGGCGAATCCGGCAAGAGTTTCGCGGTGGTGGCGGCCGAGGTGAAGAACCTGTCGGCGAAGACCGCGCAGGCCACCGGGCAGATCGAAACGACGCTTGCGCAACTTACGCAGCAGACCGAGCACCTGATCAGCGAAGGTTCGCAGAACACTGCGCGGGCGCATCGGGTCCGCGAGGGCACGCGCAAGATCGGCGACGTCGTGCATGCGACGGGCGATGCGATCGCGCAACTCAATACCGAGGCGGGACAGATTGCGGCGTTGACCGGCGAGATCGAAACGCAGTGCGATGGGCTTGAGGCGCAGGTGCTGGAGATGGCGAGCGGCGTCGAGGATTCGAGCGAGAATTTCGTGCAGGCGCGCAACCGCCTCGGCAATCTGCTGGGCGTATCGGAGACGTTGATCGAGTTGACGGCCGCGACGGGGGTCGAGACGGGGGATACGCCGTTTATCGACGCGGTGCAGCGGGCGGCGGCGGCCGTGGGGAAAGTGTTCGAGGCGGCGGTGGCGCGTGGGGAGATGTCGATCGAGGATCTGTTCGATCAGCACTACGTCGCGGTTGACGGCAGCAATCCGCCGCAGTTTGTCACGCGGTTTACGGCGTTTACCGATCGGGTTTTGCCGGCGATTCAGGAGCCTTTATTGAAGCTGGATCCTCGCGTGGCGTTTTGTGCGGCGGTCGATTTGCGCGGGTATTTGCCGACGCACAATCTTAAGTTTTCGTTGCCGCAGCGCGAGGACGTGGTCTGGAATATGGCGAATTGCCGGAATCGACGGATGTTCGACGACCGGACGGGGATTGCCGCGGCTTCCAGTATCAAGCGGTTTTTGTTGCAGACTTATCGTCGGGATATGGGGGGTGGGGAGTTTGTGCTGATGAAGGATGCGTCCGCGCCGGTGTTTGTTGGCGGGAGGCATTGGGGTGGGGTTCGGGTGGGGTATCGGGTTTAG
- a CDS encoding PspA/IM30 family protein has product MSLFDSISRTLKGLLNDAADSVQDPSRDSRQIVRELDDSIAKAENSLIEIQAQVATQQSKRDVAADKAKKYEDGAKRALQSGDETLAREALGAQATAEAERDALAKELTTLEPSVAQLKSQIEDMRSRRNDLNARSNILQAKQQIAQAKDVAATALGGIGGKNLSEDFQKLEDKVALSNARSDARLNSADVKSGKALDDKLADLNRGPSVDDRLEALKKQLNTPAQ; this is encoded by the coding sequence ATGTCGCTTTTCGACAGCATTTCGCGCACGCTTAAAGGTCTCCTGAACGACGCAGCCGATTCCGTGCAGGACCCGTCGCGCGACTCGCGCCAGATCGTGCGCGAACTCGACGACAGCATCGCCAAGGCCGAGAACTCGTTGATCGAGATTCAGGCCCAGGTGGCCACGCAGCAGAGCAAGCGCGACGTCGCCGCGGACAAGGCAAAGAAGTATGAAGACGGCGCGAAGCGCGCGCTGCAATCCGGCGACGAAACGCTCGCGCGCGAAGCGCTCGGCGCCCAGGCCACGGCCGAAGCCGAACGCGATGCGCTGGCGAAGGAACTGACCACGCTCGAACCGTCGGTCGCGCAACTGAAGAGCCAGATCGAAGACATGCGCAGCCGCCGCAACGATCTGAACGCACGCTCGAACATCCTGCAGGCGAAGCAGCAGATCGCGCAGGCGAAAGATGTCGCGGCCACCGCGTTGGGCGGTATCGGCGGCAAGAATCTGTCGGAAGATTTCCAGAAGCTGGAAGACAAGGTCGCGTTGTCGAATGCCCGTTCGGACGCCCGCCTGAATTCCGCCGACGTGAAAAGCGGCAAGGCGCTCGACGACAAGCTCGCCGACCTGAACCGCGGCCCGTCCGTCGACGACCGTCTCGAAGCCTTGAAGAAGCAGCTCAATACGCCGGCTCAGTAA
- a CDS encoding penicillin-binding protein 1A, producing MPIIKRPHSSNSPAGEDRDSYQRTPGRNAASRDAERDGRGRRSIFATVAIWFASLLGTLAVVGALILGYALVVMGPQLPSLDALTDYRPKVPLRVYTADHVLIGEFGDERRSIVRFEDIPDQMKKAVLAIEDYRFYEHGGVDFVGILRAGFADLAHGGASQGASTITMQVARNFFLSSEKTYTRKIYEMLLAYKIERALTKDQILELYMNQIYLGERAYGFASAARVYFGKDLKDITLAEAAMLAGLPKAPSAYNPVVNPKRAKIRQEYILRRMLELKYISQDQYDQAVKEEIHTRNPGNEYSVHAEYIAEMVRQMMYAQYKDETYTRGLNVTTTIDSADQDAAYHAVRKGVMDYERRHGYRGPEGFVQLPAPGDDRDQAIDDALTDHPDNGEIIAAVVTDAAPKLVKAQLVDGTQVAISGDGLRFVAGGLSARATAATKIKPGSIVRLVADDKGNWQITQLPQVEGALVSLTPQDGAIRALVGGFDFNKNKFNHVTQAWRQPGSSFKPFIYSAALDKGLGPATIINDAPLYFPSSTPGGDAWEPKDDDQPDGPMPMRLALQKSKNLVSIRILSFIGTKYAQDFVTQRFGFDADKTPPYLPMALGAGLVTPLQSAGAYSVFANGGFRINPYLIAEVTDARGQPLSKAQPLTAGRDAPRTLEPRNAFIMNSLLHSVATAGTGAGTNVLHRSDLQGKTGTTNDAKDGWFAGYQQSLVAVAWMGYDQPKSLGSREFGAQLALPIWVEYMQRALRGIPQSEPAQPDGVTAVDGELFYTDMTPGNGFVASIGLDSANPTAGASDAVGGVGPAGMTPPAVPPPSVSSNEKKQIMDLFESNKP from the coding sequence ATGCCAATCATCAAACGACCGCATTCTTCCAATTCTCCGGCTGGCGAAGACCGGGACTCCTACCAACGCACTCCAGGACGCAATGCGGCTTCGCGCGATGCCGAACGCGATGGGCGTGGCCGTCGTTCGATCTTCGCGACCGTCGCGATCTGGTTCGCGAGCCTGCTCGGCACGCTCGCGGTGGTGGGCGCGCTGATTCTCGGCTACGCGCTGGTGGTGATGGGGCCGCAATTGCCGTCGCTCGATGCGCTGACCGACTACCGGCCCAAAGTGCCGCTGCGCGTCTATACCGCCGACCACGTGCTGATCGGCGAATTCGGCGACGAACGGCGCAGCATCGTGCGCTTCGAGGACATTCCCGACCAGATGAAGAAAGCGGTGCTCGCGATCGAGGACTACCGCTTCTACGAGCACGGCGGCGTCGACTTCGTCGGCATTCTGCGCGCGGGTTTCGCCGACCTCGCGCATGGCGGCGCCTCGCAGGGCGCGAGCACGATCACCATGCAGGTGGCGCGCAACTTCTTCCTGTCGAGCGAGAAGACCTACACGCGCAAGATCTACGAGATGCTGCTCGCGTACAAGATCGAGCGCGCGCTGACCAAGGACCAGATTCTCGAGCTGTACATGAACCAGATCTATCTGGGCGAGCGCGCGTACGGTTTCGCGAGCGCGGCGCGCGTGTACTTCGGCAAGGATCTGAAGGACATCACGCTGGCCGAGGCCGCGATGCTCGCGGGGCTGCCGAAGGCGCCGTCCGCGTATAACCCGGTGGTCAATCCGAAGCGCGCGAAGATCCGCCAGGAGTACATTCTGCGGCGCATGCTCGAACTGAAATACATCAGCCAGGATCAGTACGACCAGGCGGTGAAGGAAGAGATTCACACGCGCAATCCGGGTAACGAATACAGCGTGCACGCGGAGTACATCGCCGAAATGGTGCGGCAGATGATGTACGCGCAGTACAAGGACGAAACCTACACGCGCGGTCTGAACGTCACCACCACGATCGACTCGGCGGATCAGGACGCCGCGTACCACGCGGTGCGCAAGGGCGTGATGGACTACGAGCGGCGTCACGGCTATCGCGGCCCGGAAGGGTTCGTGCAATTGCCCGCGCCGGGCGACGACCGCGATCAGGCGATCGACGACGCGCTCACCGATCACCCGGACAACGGCGAGATCATCGCCGCGGTGGTCACCGACGCCGCGCCGAAGCTGGTGAAGGCGCAACTGGTGGACGGCACGCAGGTGGCGATCAGCGGCGACGGCCTGCGCTTCGTCGCGGGTGGCCTGAGCGCGCGCGCCACGGCCGCCACGAAGATCAAGCCCGGCTCGATCGTGCGCCTCGTCGCGGACGACAAGGGCAACTGGCAGATCACGCAATTGCCGCAGGTCGAAGGCGCGCTGGTGTCGCTCACGCCGCAGGACGGCGCGATCCGCGCGCTGGTGGGCGGCTTCGACTTCAACAAGAACAAGTTCAACCACGTGACCCAGGCGTGGCGTCAGCCGGGTTCGAGCTTCAAGCCGTTCATCTATTCGGCGGCGCTGGACAAGGGCCTCGGACCGGCCACGATCATCAACGACGCGCCGCTGTACTTCCCGTCGAGCACGCCGGGCGGCGACGCGTGGGAGCCGAAGGACGACGATCAGCCCGACGGTCCGATGCCGATGCGTCTCGCGCTGCAGAAGTCGAAGAACCTCGTGTCGATCCGCATCCTGTCGTTCATCGGCACCAAGTACGCGCAGGACTTCGTCACGCAGCGTTTCGGTTTCGATGCCGACAAGACCCCGCCGTATCTGCCGATGGCGCTCGGCGCCGGCCTCGTCACGCCGTTGCAGTCGGCGGGCGCGTACTCGGTGTTCGCGAACGGCGGCTTCCGCATCAATCCGTATCTGATCGCCGAAGTGACGGATGCGCGCGGCCAGCCGCTGTCGAAGGCGCAGCCGTTGACGGCGGGCCGCGACGCGCCGCGTACGCTGGAGCCGCGTAACGCGTTCATCATGAACAGTCTGCTGCATTCGGTCGCCACGGCCGGTACCGGCGCGGGCACCAACGTGCTGCATCGTTCGGACCTGCAGGGCAAGACGGGTACCACCAACGATGCGAAGGACGGCTGGTTCGCCGGCTATCAGCAGTCGCTGGTGGCGGTCGCGTGGATGGGTTACGACCAGCCTAAGAGTCTGGGCAGCCGCGAATTCGGTGCGCAGCTTGCATTGCCGATCTGGGTCGAGTACATGCAGCGCGCGCTGCGCGGCATTCCGCAAAGCGAGCCGGCCCAACCTGACGGCGTGACCGCGGTGGACGGCGAACTGTTCTATACCGACATGACGCCGGGCAACGGCTTCGTCGCGAGCATCGGACTGGATTCGGCGAACCCGACCGCCGGCGCGAGCGATGCGGTGGGCGGCGTCGGACCGGCGGGCATGACGCCGCCGGCGGTGCCGCCGCCGAGCGTGTCGTCGAACGAGAAGAAGCAGATCATGGATCTGTTCGAATCGAACAAGCCATGA
- a CDS encoding tetratricopeptide repeat protein: MKKFLAGAFASLLFVSAAAFAVPTVQQIESAMSQGNWQQADAGLSEVLQAHPNNARAHYLYSQVLDREGRYADALAQVQQAKTLDPQIRFTDPTRFAQTEARIRKDAERAGGNAGTNTSRAPNPFAQQNAPAVQQQSAMVPQAPQRHGPGIGMWIGIIVLIGAIALVLRWTLRRARSQGDTRADDERRAQLKRATEMLNTVRSLKLDVKLSTVQGHEALEKEVEATEDQLRGLVETLSNGKNPVPPYQLDELEQRLGSMRARADGRPDPYAAPAAGAQQPYGQSPYAQEAERFGNPPQAPYPQQAPYQQQPQVIVQQGGGGFGGGMGGLLTGVLLGEALNSGRERVVERDVIVDDETRRRGGNDNGGGLDFGQGSNDWNDGNGGGIDMGSNDDSGGWSDDT, encoded by the coding sequence ATGAAAAAATTTCTCGCAGGCGCATTCGCATCCTTGCTGTTCGTGTCGGCCGCGGCGTTCGCGGTGCCCACGGTGCAGCAGATCGAATCCGCGATGTCGCAAGGCAACTGGCAGCAAGCCGATGCCGGTCTGAGCGAAGTGCTGCAGGCGCATCCGAACAACGCGCGCGCGCACTATCTGTACAGCCAGGTGCTCGATCGCGAGGGCCGTTACGCGGACGCGCTCGCCCAGGTGCAACAGGCCAAGACGCTCGACCCGCAGATCCGTTTCACCGACCCGACCCGCTTCGCGCAGACCGAGGCGCGCATCCGCAAGGACGCCGAGCGCGCGGGCGGCAATGCGGGCACGAATACCAGCCGCGCGCCGAATCCGTTCGCGCAGCAGAACGCGCCGGCCGTGCAGCAGCAATCGGCGATGGTGCCGCAGGCACCGCAACGGCATGGTCCCGGCATCGGCATGTGGATCGGCATCATCGTGTTGATCGGTGCGATCGCACTGGTGCTGCGCTGGACGCTGCGCCGCGCGCGCTCGCAAGGCGACACGCGCGCCGACGACGAACGCCGCGCGCAACTGAAGCGCGCCACCGAGATGCTCAACACCGTGCGTTCGCTGAAGCTCGACGTGAAGCTCTCCACCGTGCAGGGTCACGAGGCGCTGGAGAAGGAAGTCGAGGCGACCGAAGATCAATTGCGCGGTCTCGTCGAAACCTTGTCGAACGGCAAGAATCCGGTGCCGCCATATCAACTCGACGAACTCGAACAACGGCTCGGCAGCATGCGGGCGCGTGCCGATGGGCGGCCGGATCCGTACGCAGCACCCGCCGCAGGCGCACAGCAGCCGTATGGACAATCGCCGTATGCGCAGGAAGCCGAGCGGTTCGGCAACCCGCCGCAAGCGCCCTATCCGCAGCAAGCACCGTATCAACAGCAGCCGCAGGTCATCGTGCAGCAAGGCGGTGGCGGTTTCGGCGGCGGCATGGGCGGTCTGCTGACCGGTGTGCTGCTCGGCGAGGCGCTGAACTCCGGCCGTGAGCGCGTGGTGGAGCGCGACGTGATCGTCGACGACGAAACGCGCCGTCGCGGCGGCAACGATAACGGCGGCGGCCTCGATTTCGGTCAGGGTTCGAACGACTGGAACGACGGCAACGGCGGCGGCATCGACATGGGCAGCAACGACGATTCCGGTGGCTGGAGCGACGATACCTGA
- a CDS encoding alpha/beta fold hydrolase, whose product MASIESTSPASASASLPRRSVAARLGITSVSRDELRRRYTQTGSRFVQIMGTDVHYVDEGQGDTLVMIHGFAASLHTWNRVADELKRTHRVIRLDLPPFGVTGPLRSSRGEIETMNLPTYRRFIDTFMQALGIGRATLIGNSLGGLISWDYAVRHRGAVERLVLIDSAGFPMKLPIYIDLFNHALVRMSSPWWLPEPIIRSAVRNVYGDPRKLDALTLRRYVDFFHAEGARAAIGKMVPTLDFKEVDTDSLRTLDVPTLVLWGAKDRWIPPAHANEFASRIPGAQSVMYAGLGHIPMEEAPEHVLADLDAFLRMPVANAAMGAAVGAAVNAANRRAPTV is encoded by the coding sequence ATGGCAAGCATCGAATCCACCTCGCCCGCATCCGCTTCTGCGTCGCTACCGCGGCGCTCCGTCGCCGCGCGCCTGGGCATCACCAGCGTGTCGCGCGACGAACTGCGGCGGCGTTACACGCAGACCGGCTCGCGCTTCGTGCAGATCATGGGCACCGACGTGCACTACGTCGACGAAGGCCAGGGCGACACGCTCGTGATGATCCACGGTTTCGCGGCGTCGCTGCATACGTGGAATCGCGTCGCCGATGAACTCAAGCGCACGCATCGCGTGATCCGTCTCGATCTGCCGCCGTTCGGCGTGACCGGACCGCTGCGTTCGAGCCGTGGCGAGATCGAGACGATGAACCTGCCCACCTACCGGCGCTTTATCGATACGTTCATGCAGGCGCTCGGCATCGGCCGCGCGACCTTGATCGGCAACTCGCTCGGCGGCCTGATTTCGTGGGACTACGCGGTGCGCCATCGCGGCGCGGTCGAGCGTCTGGTACTGATCGATTCGGCCGGCTTTCCGATGAAGCTGCCGATCTACATCGACCTGTTCAATCACGCGCTGGTGCGCATGAGCTCGCCGTGGTGGCTGCCCGAACCGATCATCAGGAGCGCGGTGCGCAACGTGTACGGCGATCCGCGCAAGCTCGATGCGCTCACGTTGCGGCGCTATGTCGATTTCTTCCACGCCGAGGGCGCGCGCGCCGCGATCGGCAAGATGGTACCGACGCTCGACTTCAAGGAAGTCGACACCGATTCGCTCAGAACGCTCGACGTCCCCACGCTCGTGCTGTGGGGCGCGAAGGACCGCTGGATTCCGCCCGCGCATGCCAACGAATTCGCGAGCCGGATTCCGGGCGCGCAATCGGTGATGTACGCGGGGCTGGGGCACATCCCCATGGAAGAGGCGCCGGAGCACGTGCTGGCGGATCTGGACGCGTTCCTGCGGATGCCAGTGGCTAATGCCGCAATGGGTGCAGCGGTGGGTGCCGCGGTGAATGCAGCGAACCGGCGCGCGCCCACCGTTTAA
- a CDS encoding NAD(P)/FAD-dependent oxidoreductase: protein MTPASPSSSATPRIVIVGSGFAGLGMAIRLQRMGITSFTVYEAAAGIGGTWRDNTYPGAACDVPSHLYSFSFEPNPAWSRAFGGQAEILAYLQHCARKYGVARYVRCNARVAAARFDAASQTWRVEIDVDGVREIVEADVVIAASGPLSRPAMPQIAGLDRFEGKLFHSARWDHDYPLEGKRVAVIGTGASAIQFVPHIQPRVAQLDLFQRTAPWIMPKPDKPVGPRAHWLFRHLPFTQRFVRSAIYWQLESRAIAFVVNPKLMKMPMKFGLSYLERRVPNPELRAKLTPNYRFGCKRVLLSSDYYPALGQPNVDVITTGIREVVAEGVVTEDGTLHRADAIICGTGFQVNDVGAPFEVTGLNGADLGALWLRDGPEAYLGVSVADFPNFFMIVGPNTGLGHNSMIYMIESQVQYIADCLRTLRRRRARTMNLRADVQRDFNARLQKNMQHSVWVSGCHSWYQTKSGKVTALWPGFTFSFRKRTRRVRPDEYRFAR from the coding sequence GTGACGCCCGCCTCCCCTTCTTCATCCGCCACGCCGCGCATCGTCATCGTGGGCAGCGGCTTTGCCGGCCTCGGCATGGCGATCCGTCTGCAGCGCATGGGCATCACGTCGTTCACCGTCTATGAAGCGGCCGCCGGCATCGGCGGAACGTGGCGCGACAACACCTATCCCGGCGCGGCGTGCGACGTGCCCTCGCATCTGTACTCGTTTTCGTTCGAGCCGAATCCGGCGTGGTCGCGCGCATTCGGCGGCCAGGCGGAAATCCTCGCGTACCTGCAGCATTGCGCGCGCAAATACGGCGTGGCGCGCTATGTACGTTGCAATGCACGCGTGGCGGCCGCGCGTTTCGATGCGGCGAGCCAGACGTGGCGTGTCGAGATCGACGTGGACGGCGTGCGGGAAATCGTCGAGGCCGACGTGGTGATCGCCGCGAGCGGTCCGCTCTCGCGTCCGGCCATGCCGCAGATCGCCGGGCTCGACCGCTTCGAGGGCAAGCTGTTTCATTCGGCGCGCTGGGACCATGACTATCCGCTCGAAGGCAAACGCGTCGCGGTGATCGGCACCGGTGCGAGCGCGATCCAGTTCGTGCCGCACATCCAGCCGCGCGTCGCGCAACTCGATCTGTTCCAGCGCACCGCGCCGTGGATCATGCCGAAGCCCGACAAGCCGGTCGGCCCGCGCGCGCATTGGCTGTTCCGGCATCTGCCGTTCACGCAGCGCTTCGTGCGCAGCGCGATCTACTGGCAACTCGAATCGCGCGCGATTGCCTTCGTCGTCAATCCGAAACTGATGAAGATGCCGATGAAGTTCGGCCTCAGCTATCTCGAACGGCGCGTGCCCAACCCCGAACTGCGCGCCAAGCTGACGCCGAACTACCGGTTCGGCTGCAAGCGCGTGCTGCTGTCGAGCGATTACTACCCGGCGCTCGGTCAACCGAACGTCGACGTGATCACCACCGGCATTCGCGAGGTCGTCGCGGAAGGCGTCGTGACCGAGGACGGCACGCTGCATCGCGCGGACGCGATCATCTGCGGCACGGGTTTTCAGGTCAACGACGTCGGCGCGCCGTTCGAGGTGACCGGGCTGAACGGCGCCGATCTCGGTGCGCTCTGGCTGCGCGACGGGCCGGAAGCGTATCTCGGCGTCAGCGTCGCGGACTTTCCGAACTTCTTCATGATCGTCGGTCCGAACACCGGGCTCGGTCACAACTCGATGATCTACATGATCGAGTCGCAGGTGCAGTACATCGCCGACTGTCTGCGCACGCTGCGCCGGCGCCGGGCCCGCACGATGAATCTGCGCGCCGACGTGCAGCGCGATTTCAATGCGCGTCTGCAGAAGAACATGCAGCACTCGGTCTGGGTCAGCGGTTGCCATAGCTGGTATCAGACGAAGAGCGGCAAGGTGACGGCGCTATGGCCGGGCTTCACGTTCAGTTTTCGCAAGCGTACGCGGCGCGTGCGGCCGGACGAGTATCGTTTCGCGCGCTGA
- a CDS encoding TetR family transcriptional regulator, which yields MTSVPDVSGATGSHPAPTAPDSALDLTAAQDLPAGKRKLIEAALRLTAGGRSFASLGLRELAREADLNPNTFYRHFDTLDDLARAAVESVSRRLRPMLRRERWLAAHDEPHSVPRRACVAFFAFALDNREAFLSALAEYHGTSPALRDAVRANLHEVSAEMADDVVQLKLMPTLARGTVDEVCTQIVLQLFHLSAEYIGADEVRREALVAYAERFIVRLFAGSMLLAQHEAGGASEALRGVV from the coding sequence ATGACATCCGTCCCCGACGTGTCTGGCGCCACGGGCTCACACCCGGCTCCCACGGCACCCGACTCCGCTTTAGATCTCACTGCCGCGCAGGACCTGCCGGCCGGCAAGCGCAAGCTGATCGAAGCCGCGTTGCGGCTGACCGCGGGCGGACGCAGCTTCGCGAGTCTCGGTCTGCGCGAACTGGCGCGCGAGGCGGACCTCAACCCCAACACGTTCTACCGTCATTTCGACACGCTCGACGATCTCGCCCGCGCGGCGGTCGAATCGGTCAGCCGGCGCTTGCGGCCGATGCTGCGGCGCGAGCGCTGGCTTGCCGCGCACGACGAACCGCATAGCGTGCCGCGTCGTGCGTGCGTCGCGTTCTTCGCGTTCGCGCTCGATAACCGCGAGGCGTTTCTGAGCGCGCTGGCCGAGTATCACGGCACGTCGCCGGCCTTACGCGACGCGGTGCGCGCGAATCTGCACGAGGTGTCGGCGGAAATGGCGGACGACGTCGTGCAACTGAAGCTGATGCCGACGCTCGCGCGCGGGACCGTCGACGAAGTCTGCACGCAGATCGTGCTGCAACTGTTTCATCTGTCGGCGGAATATATCGGCGCTGACGAGGTGCGGCGCGAGGCGCTGGTCGCGTACGCGGAGCGGTTTATCGTCAGATTGTTCGCGGGGTCGATGCTGCTCGCGCAGCATGAAGCGGGTGGTGCGTCGGAGGCACTACGCGGCGTCGTGTGA